Proteins encoded together in one Clostridium felsineum DSM 794 window:
- a CDS encoding cation-transporting P-type ATPase — protein MELKNLISNINSPYIELIFKKFNTSLNGISEEEAVTRLQKYGLNGVRQRFV, from the coding sequence ATGGAACTAAAAAACCTTATTAGTAATATTAATTCACCCTATATCGAATTAATTTTCAAAAAATTCAATACCTCATTAAACGGAATAAGTGAAGAAGAAGCTGTAACTAGATTACAAAAATACGGTTTAAATGGGGTACGGCAACGATTCGTGTAA
- the eamB gene encoding cysteine/O-acetylserine transporter, with the protein MNNLVAFMTYTLLTAITPGPNNILAMSNTSKYGLKRSMRLIQGIFFGFLSVMTLCSLFSVMLVNIIPTIRPAMKYVGAAYILWLAWNILKSKPQEGAENEEKANSFLTGFFLQFLNVKIILYGITAISTFITPYYSSPFSMGGFTLIITSIGCVGTFIWAIFGSVFQRVFKNYSNSINIIMALLLVYSAITLII; encoded by the coding sequence ATGAACAATTTAGTGGCATTTATGACTTATACACTTTTAACTGCAATTACACCAGGTCCAAATAATATTTTAGCAATGTCAAATACCAGTAAGTATGGATTAAAAAGAAGTATGAGATTAATTCAAGGCATCTTTTTTGGTTTTCTTTCCGTAATGACATTGTGCAGTCTTTTTAGTGTAATGCTTGTTAATATAATTCCAACAATAAGACCTGCTATGAAATATGTGGGCGCAGCATATATTTTATGGCTAGCATGGAATATTCTAAAAAGCAAACCGCAAGAAGGTGCTGAAAATGAAGAAAAAGCAAACAGTTTTTTGACAGGTTTTTTTCTACAATTTTTAAATGTGAAAATTATTTTATACGGTATAACAGCTATTTCTACATTTATTACACCTTATTACAGTTCTCCCTTTTCAATGGGAGGGTTTACATTAATAATCACATCAATCGGATGTGTTGGAACGTTTATTTGGGCTATCTTTGGTTCAGTATTTCAGAGAGTATTTAAAAATTATAGCAATAGTATTAATATAATAATGGCATTGCTTTTAGTTTATTCTGCAATTACCTTAATAATATAA
- a CDS encoding epoxyqueuosine reductase: MNSLAEQIKSAALHMGYEKCGIIKISDMLGYEEKLNERIERIPEVKPYYEDFYSFAHPEDTYPWAKSIVICARQYGKYYIPEHLKGMIAKYYLVDSRTDENSESFQDSLKFEKHMQDIGIKTATDRKFGITALRFAALKAGIGLVRKNNFFYTESGSWVYLEAWLIDKELESIEIPTLKKCSEYCNICIKSCPTSSLSEPYTMNRSSCISCLTTWEGWDMPNEKYKEQIGDWVYGCDVCQDVCPMNKNRWKETEQFPFLRELGEQISLEKILKMDYTFLENVMQHKFWYIQKTDVWKWKTNAINAMVNDYKQQYREYILDACNDSNAKVRKMAEWAIQKLNLL; encoded by the coding sequence ATGAATTCATTAGCAGAACAAATAAAAAGTGCAGCACTTCATATGGGCTATGAAAAGTGCGGTATTATTAAGATATCTGATATGTTAGGTTATGAGGAAAAACTTAATGAACGAATTGAGCGCATTCCAGAAGTAAAGCCATATTATGAAGATTTTTATTCTTTTGCTCACCCAGAAGATACTTATCCATGGGCAAAATCAATCGTTATTTGTGCAAGGCAATATGGAAAATACTATATTCCTGAACACTTAAAAGGCATGATAGCTAAATACTATTTGGTAGATAGTAGAACAGACGAGAATTCTGAAAGTTTTCAAGATAGTTTGAAATTTGAAAAACATATGCAAGATATAGGAATAAAAACTGCTACTGACAGGAAATTTGGTATTACTGCATTACGATTTGCAGCATTGAAAGCTGGAATTGGATTAGTGCGTAAAAATAATTTTTTTTATACGGAATCGGGTTCATGGGTATATTTAGAAGCATGGTTAATTGACAAGGAGTTAGAATCAATCGAAATACCAACACTGAAGAAATGTTCTGAATACTGTAATATATGCATTAAATCATGTCCAACATCTTCTTTATCTGAGCCTTATACTATGAATCGCTCATCTTGTATATCCTGTCTTACTACATGGGAAGGATGGGATATGCCTAATGAAAAATACAAGGAGCAAATAGGAGATTGGGTTTATGGGTGCGATGTTTGCCAAGATGTTTGTCCTATGAATAAAAATCGTTGGAAAGAAACAGAACAGTTTCCTTTTTTGCGAGAATTAGGTGAACAAATATCATTAGAAAAAATACTGAAAATGGACTACACATTTTTAGAGAATGTAATGCAACATAAGTTTTGGTATATTCAAAAGACAGATGTTTGGAAATGGAAAACTAATGCAATTAACGCAATGGTAAATGATTATAAGCAACAGTATAGAGAATATATTTTGGACGCTTGTAACGATAGTAATGCAAAGGTAAGAAAAATGGCAGAGTGGGCAATTCAAAAGCTGAATCTGCTATAG
- a CDS encoding LysR family transcriptional regulator gives MDIRHFKTFKSIIEEGSFSNAAMKLGYTQSTVTSQIQQLEQELSIKLFEKIGRNMVLTTSGKELIPYANELLDTVKKIESIGKFGDKITGELKIAVAESLMSYKLQNVLSLFKEKAPNVKLSIISLNCLDIKNILSKGEADLGLMYDVGSKNDSLITVKLADFTLTLICSPRLEQNKFDFCTPNQEINTSLIINEDESINRKILENYFRVNNILLDNTIELWSIEAIKKCVASNLGISFLPRFTVEEELKNGKLKELEAGCSDTKITAIYAYHKNKWISPAMSLFIQILRENFESK, from the coding sequence ATGGATATTAGGCATTTTAAAACCTTTAAAAGTATTATAGAAGAAGGTAGTTTTTCAAATGCAGCAATGAAATTAGGATATACTCAATCCACAGTCACCTCACAAATTCAACAATTAGAACAAGAACTCTCAATCAAGCTATTTGAAAAAATTGGTCGCAACATGGTCTTAACAACTTCAGGTAAAGAATTAATACCTTATGCAAACGAATTACTTGATACAGTAAAAAAAATTGAGAGTATTGGTAAATTTGGCGATAAGATTACAGGAGAATTGAAAATTGCAGTTGCAGAATCACTGATGTCTTATAAATTACAAAATGTGTTGAGCTTGTTTAAAGAAAAAGCTCCTAATGTAAAACTTTCTATCATTTCACTCAATTGCCTTGACATAAAAAATATCTTATCGAAGGGTGAAGCAGACCTCGGTTTAATGTACGATGTGGGAAGTAAAAATGATAGTTTGATTACTGTTAAACTAGCTGATTTCACTTTAACTTTAATATGTTCACCTCGATTAGAACAAAATAAATTTGATTTTTGCACACCAAATCAAGAAATAAATACAAGTCTTATTATTAATGAGGATGAATCCATTAATCGAAAAATACTTGAAAATTATTTTCGTGTTAACAATATACTCTTAGATAACACAATTGAACTTTGGAGCATTGAAGCAATAAAAAAATGTGTTGCAAGTAATTTAGGAATTTCTTTCTTGCCTCGTTTTACAGTAGAAGAAGAACTGAAAAATGGGAAATTAAAAGAACTTGAGGCAGGTTGCTCTGATACCAAAATCACAGCAATATACGCTTATCATAAGAACAAGTGGATTAGTCCTGCAATGTCATTATTTATACAGATACTGAGGGAGAATTTTGAAAGCAAATAG
- a CDS encoding GNAT family N-acetyltransferase — MMINYTYEKKFTQDEVQQLFLSVGWVSGQYPSRLYKALKNSSTVLTAWDENKLVGLVRVLDDSEMVAYMHYVLVNPAYQGQRIAGTMIEMIKEKYKNYLYIEIMPEESKNAAFYEKFGFKIMTDGVAMQLCNFNDKY, encoded by the coding sequence ATAATGATTAACTACACTTATGAAAAAAAGTTCACACAAGATGAGGTACAGCAATTATTTTTATCTGTTGGCTGGGTATCTGGTCAATATCCCAGTAGGTTGTATAAAGCATTAAAGAATTCTTCTACGGTTTTAACCGCTTGGGATGAAAATAAACTAGTAGGGCTTGTGCGTGTGTTAGATGATAGTGAAATGGTAGCATATATGCATTACGTTTTAGTGAATCCAGCTTATCAAGGTCAAAGAATTGCTGGAACAATGATTGAAATGATTAAAGAAAAATATAAGAATTATTTATATATTGAAATTATGCCAGAAGAAAGTAAAAATGCAGCTTTCTATGAGAAATTTGGCTTTAAAATTATGACAGATGGAGTGGCAATGCAGCTTTGCAATTTTAATGATAAATACTAA
- a CDS encoding Tn3 family transposase has product MTTTFCYGCNLGPTQTASSLDNLNRKQVAWINQRHIDEDKLNSAIKSVVNSYNWFTLPKYWGTGNRVAADGTKWDIYEENLLSEYHIRYGGYGGIGYYHVSDTYITLFGHFIPCGVWEAVYILDGLLKNESDIRPDTIHADTQGQNSPVFAFSYLLGINLMPRIRNWKDLKFYNPDSTKIYKHINDLFSDTINWELIKTFLPDMLRVILSIKAGKITASAILRRLSNYGYSRHTCKNRPHDGYYFHSLTGSCFVNHSVYVNQGCCYVI; this is encoded by the coding sequence TTGACTACAACCTTTTGCTATGGATGCAACCTAGGACCAACTCAAACTGCAAGTTCTCTTGACAACTTAAATCGTAAACAAGTAGCGTGGATTAATCAAAGACATATTGATGAAGATAAACTAAATTCAGCTATTAAATCAGTTGTAAATTCATATAATTGGTTTACACTTCCTAAGTATTGGGGAACTGGCAATAGAGTTGCTGCTGATGGCACAAAGTGGGATATATATGAAGAAAATCTTTTATCTGAGTATCATATCCGATATGGTGGTTATGGTGGAATTGGCTATTATCATGTTTCAGATACATATATAACATTATTTGGTCATTTTATTCCATGTGGTGTATGGGAAGCAGTATACATACTTGATGGCCTTTTAAAAAATGAATCAGATATTAGACCTGACACTATTCATGCTGATACCCAAGGTCAAAATTCTCCTGTATTTGCATTTTCATATCTTCTTGGTATTAATCTTATGCCTCGTATTAGAAATTGGAAGGATTTAAAATTTTACAACCCAGATTCAACTAAAATTTATAAACATATAAATGATTTGTTTTCTGATACTATAAATTGGGAACTTATAAAAACATTTTTACCTGATATGCTAAGAGTTATTCTTTCAATAAAAGCTGGTAAAATCACCGCATCTGCAATTTTACGTAGACTTAGTAATTACGGGTACAGCCGACATACATGTAAAAACCGGCCACATGATGGATATTACTTCCATAGTTTGACCGGTTCTTGTTTTGTTAATCATTCAGTATATGTAAATCAGGGTTGCTGCTACGTGATATAA